Within Dysosmobacter sp. Marseille-Q4140, the genomic segment GCATCGACCAGGCCAAGCTCATCAGCGGATACCAGGACCCCAGGGATATCGCGGCTTTCTTCCTGGACCGCGGCGTTAAACACGTGGCGATCAAGCTGGGCGCCGAGGGCAGCTTCTACCAGTCGGGGAACAAGGCGTTTTTCTGCGGAACGTATCACGTCCCCGTGGTAGAAACCACCGGCGCGGGAGACGCCTTCTGCGCGGGGTTCCTGACCGCTCTTGTGCGCAACTGCTCTCCGGAGGAATGCGTATTGACCGCAACAGCAGCGTCAGCGCAGGTGATACAGGCCGTGGGCGCCAACACGGGCATGTGTTCCTACGCGCAGCTGCAGGCATTTATCCGGGAAAACCAGCCGCCAGAAATTCATTATGTAACGGATTAAAAATTCTAATCAAGGCCAAGCAATAAGGGATAGACGAGTATGAATGAGAGACAGTCTAAAATTTTATATTTCATTGAGAGCAAGGGCAGCGTGCAGATCAAGGAGCTGCAGGAGCTTGTGTCGGACTATACGCCCATGACGCTATGGCGTGACTTGGCCAAATTAGAGGAACTGGGTTACATCCGCCGTTACCGCGGAGGCGCTTCCGCAATCCGAAACCAGTTTACAGAACAGGAGCAGTCCTTTTTCTACCGGCTGAAAAAAAATGTCTACGAAAAAGAAGAGATTTCAAGGATTGCCGTGGGATTGCTGAATTCCTACCACGCCCTCTACCTGGACGGCGGAAGCACAACGTATTCGTTGGCCAAACGGCTGCCGGACGGGCATTTTACCATCATCACCAGCGGAGCCAATATCGCGGTAGAGCTCTCCCAGCGAAATGGATACAACGTAAATTTACTGGGCGGCCAGGTGATCGGCACGACCCTGGCTTGTTCAGGGCCTCAGGCAGAGGACATGCTCGGCAGCATGAATGTTGATGTAGCGGTGCTGTCCACATCTGGTTTTTCCCTGGAAAACGGATTCGCCAGCGGATATCTCAGTGAAGCGCATTTGAAAAAACGCGTCATTGAAAAAGCCTCTTCCTGCGTGATCATGCTGATGGATAAAGGCAAAATCGGAAAAGTCCAGCCGTTTACTTTCGGCCGTCCCAACGACATCGATGTCTTGATTACGGATGAAGAGCTTCCACAAAACGTCATGGAAGAGATGGGGAAACATCACGTAAAGGTGTTTTTTCCAAAAGATGGTTACGAGGAACAGGAGCGAAGGGCCTGGCTGGAGGAATTTTTGTCTACGCAAAAGAGGTATTCCCGTTCCGGCACCAATTGAATGTTAAATTTTTGAGTCTCATCTGTTAGAAAGCCCGTTGTGCTGAAAACAGATGAGACTCTTTTTCCCCGCAGGGAGCTCCTGTCAGGGTCGCTGCTTTGTTGCATATATAATTTTGAAAATCAGCGAAAAATATTTCATTTTGAAATTTTGCTTTTTAATATGTACATATCTGTACTGTCTCTTGCAATCGTGATAATCTCCTGATCTTTTTAAATTATAGTTGAAAAGTGTTATATATTGGTATATAATGCAGTTATAAAAAGTTATATAGGAGGCATGCCGTATGGATCTGTTTCATCAACCCTGGGAACTCATTCCCAGCCATGTCCGTGGAAAAGGAGGCCGCGAAATTGGAAGATTTCGCGGAGACCCCGCCGCAGTAGATTGTGCGGATGGATCTGAGTGCTGGGTCGGGGCCGTCAACACCGTTCAAGCGCCTCCTGCTGATCAGCCATACAAGGGATGCAGCCAGGTGATTTTGCCGGATGGCCAAGTCCTCTATTTATTCCAGGCAATCGCCATGGCGCCTCAAGAAGTTCTGGGGGAAAAACATATCGCACAATACGGAACGGGCTTAGGCGTTCTGGTGAAATTCCTGGATGCGCAGGTGCAATACCGCCTTCAATGCCACCCCACCCGGCCTTGGGCCAAGAAGATGTGGAACAGTGATTTCGGGAAAGAGGAGAGCTGGTACATCATCAGCACACGTGAGGACACCCGGGAACCCGCATACATTTTGCTGGGGTTCAAGGAGGGGATCACTCCCGAACTCTGGGAAAAATACTATCGCAAGGATGATACCGCAGCCCTGGAAAACCTCTGCCACAAAATCCATGTCAAGCCAGGCGACGCCTTCTTCGTAGGAGGAGGCTGCCCGCACGCAGTCGGAGCAGGCTGTCTATTGATCGAAGTCCAGGAGCCGTCCGATTTAACCCTGGGGGCCCGGCCATTTTATGCAGAGACCATTCGCGATGACGACGTGCCGGAAGACGTGTTTGATCGGCGCCTCCTCGGGGCATATATCTACGAAGGGCGCAGCTATGCTGACAACCTGAAAAAATGGGCCTCCAAGAAAACGTGTTTCCGCAAGGGTCCATGGGGTGAAGAAATCATTCTGATCGGGCCGGATCATACACAGTATTTTTCCGTCACAAGGCTGTCCGTACACGGTGAGGCAGCATTTTATCACACGGGATATCCCCAAATTGCGATTGTAGAGTCTGGCAAAGGCACACTGATTTGGGACGGGGGCTCCATGGAAGTCAGCCAAGCCAAAGAACTGTTTTTCCCGGTGGACATTCCAAATTTCCGCGTCGTCGGAGATGTTGATTTTGTCCTGTCCAATCCAGGCGGTGTTTCCTTCTCATAAATCCACATCAGAATTCGGAACCCAGGGAGAATTCAGCCCCATCAAGCCGGTTTTCCCTCCCCCATTATCAAAAAATAACTACACCTTTCGGTGTGGTTATTTTTTGGTACATCCGGAGGGGGTTGGACCTACTTTTAGTACGATTTTACTGTGACGCTACCGAGAACTGGTGGAACGTTTTGCTATAATAATCCCGTTTCGTTGAGGTTGCACCAATGGGCGGTATTATTTTTCTATGTTGCTATGTTCTATTCGATAGGATGTCCGATAGAACGTTCGTCAAAGACTTTTTAACAGGGGTGAAGTAAGCGTAAGCTTGTCCGATAGAATCGAATTTTTGTCCGATAGAACTATTATTCAGCGGAATATAGATAGTATTTTCGATATCGTCCAATGCCGTCAGCTTTAAGTATCTTCATGCTTACCATACCTACCAATTCGCGATTTGCCATTTTATCATCACCGACAGAGTTCATTCCGTTCAGCTCACGATAGGTGCTATTGTTAATGCCATCTTTATTATGATGCCGCAGGTAAACCAAACAGTTGAGTTGACGATCTTTTAGATTATATTCCCAGAAGCGTTTGAGCCACTCTTTGTCGTCCGCCGAAATAAAGGCAGACGTAAAAAGCGTAGCTTTGAAGGATTGCCCAGAAATATTCTCGAACATGGGAGCCTGAAGGCCAGCTTCGCGAATTGTTTGTTTGATAGTCCTAATCCCGCGAGCCTTTTGCTCCGTATATCCATTTTCCTTAAAGAAATTCATCACTAATGGGTTGCGTGTGACTGACTGGGTACTTTCAAGCTCGTCTATTGGCATTAGACTTCTGCCTGGATTGATTATCTCGATTCTATTCGCATAAATGTCAACTTGTATGCGTGAGCTATTCGTAGCATAATCTCTATGGACAATTGCGTTGGCGAGCGCCTCACGAATTGCGATCTCTGGGATAACTAAATAATCCTGACGTTTACCGTCTGGTCCAATCATTCCACGTACCGGAAGCTTACTCTTTATGAACGAAAAGGCACTTTCAAACTGGTCTATTACACACCCGTCAAACTCTCGACTATCTGTATAGGTGAGACTGGCATCACCAACGACTTTATCTATATCCGGATATTGAGTTACTGCAATATTCATTGTCGGCGCGACTACTTCTTTTAGAGCCAATTTATTCCCGAAGGCCAAGAGCCCGAATAGCGTAACTTTTCCGTCAACGACCACCTTTTGTTTCTGTAAAATTTCTTCTTCAGAAAAACGTTGATAAACGTTATTATTTCTTGAATTCAGTAAGTCGATATATTCTTTGATTTTACGATCGTCCAAAACCTCATGATAATCCACTTCATAAGTAAAAGTTTCTGCTCCG encodes:
- a CDS encoding DeoR/GlpR transcriptional regulator; its protein translation is MNERQSKILYFIESKGSVQIKELQELVSDYTPMTLWRDLAKLEELGYIRRYRGGASAIRNQFTEQEQSFFYRLKKNVYEKEEISRIAVGLLNSYHALYLDGGSTTYSLAKRLPDGHFTIITSGANIAVELSQRNGYNVNLLGGQVIGTTLACSGPQAEDMLGSMNVDVAVLSTSGFSLENGFASGYLSEAHLKKRVIEKASSCVIMLMDKGKIGKVQPFTFGRPNDIDVLITDEELPQNVMEEMGKHHVKVFFPKDGYEEQERRAWLEEFLSTQKRYSRSGTN
- a CDS encoding putative DNA binding domain-containing protein, which encodes MEFKSANHGQLPENAWMSISAFSNTDGGKILFGVKDDGEETGLSSKELDSLQKNFVSLCNTGFNHKIVPIISIEENHVAVIIDPLPAIMRPLYSKRRGVRDGTYIRVGSTNIKATDEDIMRFAVAAQGGAETFTYEVDYHEVLDDRKIKEYIDLLNSRNNNVYQRFSEEEILQKQKVVVDGKVTLFGLLAFGNKLALKEVVAPTMNIAVTQYPDIDKVVGDASLTYTDSREFDGCVIDQFESAFSFIKSKLPVRGMIGPDGKRQDYLVIPEIAIREALANAIVHRDYATNSSRIQVDIYANRIEIINPGRSLMPIDELESTQSVTRNPLVMNFFKENGYTEQKARGIRTIKQTIREAGLQAPMFENISGQSFKATLFTSAFISADDKEWLKRFWEYNLKDRQLNCLVYLRHHNKDGINNSTYRELNGMNSVGDDKMANRELVGMVSMKILKADGIGRYRKYYLYSAE